The stretch of DNA CAATGCTGGGGATGGTAGATCCTCATCAACTGAAGAGATGAGTGACCAACAGGATCATTCTGAGAATACTCTATCTGAGTGGAGGTCCAGTCAGCAAGTTGAGAATGGAATACCATCCACCTCACCAGCTTACTTGGACactgatgacgatgatgatgatgattatggTGTGTTTTCTAGTTCTTCTCACATTTATCTGTGTTTCTACTTTGCAAATGCTTTTAGCTAATCTTTCTATTCTTCCTTCTGATGTTATGACCTAAGTAGACCAGCTAGATCTCTCCATTCCTAATTAAACCGTTCCATAAAGTTTCTAATTAAACTGATTTTAGTTATGGTAATACTTAACCCAAACCCATGTACGTTTCAGCGGCTTAGGCAGTCTTAATAACAATTGCAAAATGCAACAAGATGAATGCCGACTTAGAATAACCTTCAGGGAGTTTAGTAGGTCACTGCAGTTTGTTTGGGTTACTTATATTAGGCTTAGGGTTATTACATAATGAGCTGCCTGAAGAACCTGGGCCATTGCTGGAGCCTTGTACCAATGGACATTCACTGGTTTGGTGTGGGCAAGAGCAGCATAGCTAGAGATGCGCTAAGAAGGTGATAACtgaagggtgtgtttggtttgaggaatCAACTTATCCTAGATGGAGTGATGCATCCGTTCCATTCCTCAAACCTGGTGGAATGTCCTCATTCCTCATACTAGTACTAATTATTAGCTTGTGAGGAATGGGGTGGTCATGGATCAACTCATTCTATTccacaaaccaaacaaaaaactAGAGAGTGAGATGGTGATGGACCACATCATTCcaccaaccaaacaccctaGAAGTGTCCTTTATGATGAAGGTCCACGAAACTGGAACTGTTGGAGTGCATATGGACGTTGTTCTGACTTTTTGGTTGTGGGGTTTCTCCCCATATTTAGTCATTTAGATCAATTACGGTTACACAGTTAAAACTTATGGGGTTCCCTTTTGGGCCTATGTAACTAAGTAGTTAAGCTGCTTGCAAATATGTCATAAGTTAAACATTTTTTAGAGTACCAGAAACATTACTCTTCCAGGGACTGGTGTATATGCAGCCCTACATTTGTTACACTAGCAGCTTGTCCTGTTGCATTCAAGAACCTTTAGCATTATAATTTGCTGTCCTAAAAAGCTTCAACCTAGGCGATGCTTATTCTAAAAAGGTTTTTACATTATAAACTATGTAGCTTCTTGTATGGTGTGTGGACATGACTGAGGTGGACATGTTATTTCTTCAAATTGGTTTGTAATTGTGTGGAGATGATGATTACTTCTGCTTTTTTAATATTCTGCTGAATTACATGTTTCTGACAAGCTAATTTGTGTCATTTGTGCATTTCAATCGTTCGCAATATTTAAGTTTTTGCCATCAGTTGGTGCTTAACCTGTTAATTCCATTGTCTTGTATTATTGTATAGGACCTAGGCCTTCTGAACTTTATGGAAACTTTACATGGAGAATTGATCATTTCTCCCAAATCAACAGGAGTGAGCTAAGGAGTAATTCCTTTGATGTCGGCGGATATAAGTGGTATGGTCTTTTTGTTTGCATTAATTGGACTCACCATCtcctttttaatattttttctaCTACCATCATATTTCTACTATGCTGTATATGGGCTTCTTACTTGCCTGCTGGGTGTGATTTGGCTATTAGTTTTCAGTGACTTTGCAAGGAATAGCTGTTAAGTAGAGAAGTTGTAAACAGAACCAGTTGTTTAATATTCAGCACCGGTCCCACTATTTGCATtattgcatatattatttgaacTACAAATTATGAAAGCTGACCACACATTTGACAAGTGATTGAACAGCTTAGGTTGAAAATAATTTGTAGCCTTGAGCACAGACGACCCTGTGAGTTGCCTGGTTGTTGAAAATAGGTTCATTAGGTATCACAAACTCACAGGGGCCTTGCATCTGTTAACAATTTAACTTATTGGTAGTATAAAACTTCCTAGCAACAAGACGCAACAAGTTCGGAGGTCCCTGGAAGAGTCCGAGGAGAAGGTTAGCAAACTTAAGGACTGGTACGATATGGATTTAAAGATACAGCTTGAGCATATCAAAGCTGCAATCAGCAAGAGAGAAGAACAACATCAAAATGATGAGTATATATCGTTTCAGCGTGCCCTGCTGGACAAAGCGGTACAGAAAGAGCATTCTGACTTAGCAAAAGAACAAAGAAAGCATAGATTGCCGTGCTAAAGAAAGTGTTATCTGATCAGCATGTCTCTATGCCCAGAAGATAGAATAGGAACGTGATCTCTCAAATGAAGTCTTATGAAAGGCCCGTGAATAAAATGATGACAACATAAAGAACGAGAAACAAAAATTTGACTCCACGATTAATCAGGCAAGGGCACAATTGGTTGAGTTGGAGAATAAGCGCTCAAAGATGAAGCCCTTGATTGAGTCCTTGATCCAACAATAGGAGATCCGTAGCAAGATGAATGTCGAGGTAACTGCGGTACTCTGTTAATTTATTCTGCATAGAGTACCGTAGTTACCTCCACATTCATCTTGCCACGGACCTCCTGTTGTTGGATCAAGGACTCAATCAAGGGCTTCATCTTTGAGTGCTCATTCTCCAACTCAACCAATTGTGCTCTTGCCTGATTAATCGTGGAGTCAAATTTTTGGCGCTCGTTCTTTATGTTGTCATAATTTTCTTCATGGGCCTTTTGTAAGACTTCATTTGTGAGATCACGTTCTTGTTCTATCTTTTGTGCATAGAGAACACGCTGATCAAATAACGCTTTGTTCAGCATGGCAATCTGTGCTTTCTCCATAATTTTGCCTAAGTCAGAATGCTCTTTCTGTACCGCTTTGTCCAGCAGGGCACGCTGAAGGGATATGTACTCGTCATTTTGATATTCCTCTTCTCTCTTGCTGATTGCAGGTTTGGTACGCTCAAGCTGTATCTTTAAATCCATATCGTATAGGTCCTCCTCGGACTCTTCTAGGGAGATTGGCAATCCATAATTTGGGGAGAATTTATAGGTTTTGGATTTATTGCATGGAGAAGAAAGGCTATTGTAACGGTAAAATTATGTATTTAATTTTGTGCCATATGTTGTTTGTTTGGTCtgatataattttttttctcaaacaatATTATTTGAACATTTACTGTCATGGAGAAGAAAAGCTATTGTAATGGTAAATTTAATTATATTGCCCTTTTTTTGTTTATTCTGTCCTTTTCGATCTATATATTTTAATTTGCTTTTAGTTTTATCGGCTGATACttgctgcatcatattttgAGATCTATCAGTTGTGTTTCAGGTATATCTTAATTTACCCGCAAGGATGTGATGTCTGCAATCACCTCTCACTCTTTCTTTGTGTTGCCAACCATGATAAGCTACTCCCAGGTAGATGCATAATTTGATGCATTGTATTCGACTCACTTCAGTTTGTGACTCCTCTATATATCTTCAATATGATTTGCTTTTGTTCAGGATGGAATCACTTTGCGCAATTTACAATAGCTGTAATTAATAGAGACCCTAAGAAATCCAAGTATTCTGGTGAGTTCAATGAACTAATATCTGGCTTCCCTAGTGCCTACAGCTAAAATAGCTAGCTTTTGTTTGCCTTCTACAACTTTAGTTTACGTAAAGTAGCATTTCAGATACACTGCATCGGTTTCGGAAGAAAGAGCATGATTGGGGGTGGAAAAAGTTTATGGAACTGTCAAAATTACATGATGGCTTTATTGTTGAGGATGTTCTTACCATCAAAGCCCAAGTTCAAGTTATCAGGTATCTGTTTTCTTTGCATCTTACTCTTACATTCAATGCTAGCATCAATTATTTTCAAGTGGGATAGTGGGAAGTATCTGTTTACTTAGCATAACCATGTCTGCTTCTGCATTCTAATATTTGAGGGAGAAGACAGACCGTCCATTTCGTTCCCTTGATGGCCAGTACCGAAGGGAACTAATTAGGGTGTATCTATCAAATGTGGAAAAAATTTGCCGGCGCTTTAATgatgaaagaagaagcaagcttaGCAGGTTAATTGAGGATAAACTGGGGTGGTCCAGGTTAGATAAACTTATGATTTATGAACGGTGCATTAGTGTTTTATGACCAGTCTCAATTCCAagccattttttatttttgattttttttggtgTATTGCAGTTTCTGTGGATTCTGGCTAGCAATGGATCCAAGTGTGCGTCGGCACATGACAAGGGAAAAGACTGAAACTATATTGAAAAATCTAGTGAAACAATTCTTTATACAGAAAGAAATTACATCAACCTTGGTAATTGACTCACTATATAGCGGACTTAAGGCACTAGAATACCAGAGCAGGAACAAAAAGGGGATACCTAAACTAACAGAGACAGATGCTCAGAGCACTCCaatggtgcatattgatcaggACATGTTTGTTTTGGCTGATGATGTGATACTTTTGCTTGAAAGAGCTGCGTTGGACACACTACCACACCAACCATTGCCCACACAAGATGATGAAGGATCACAGTACCACACAAAGGTATGCATGTTTCTTTGATCCCTTACACATTGCTTTATAAGGTAACGTCTATCCTAGATGATTCCATCTTGTGGGCAGTTGACTAGAACAACTATTTGCAGATGTACGTTTTTTTTTACATGTTCAATATCAAACTGAAAGCATTTTCATCATGGTGTGCATTTTTTTGTTGTGCAAAGGCccacaaattttgaaattttattcATATTACATTCAAAATTACTTTCACATAATGAATTCACATAATGCCTTTCAGCCGTGAAGCTATGGAGGAAATAAATGTTTATTTGTACCATTTTGCTTTGGAATTGGGCCTGAACCTATGAGTCATTTATGATTATTATCTTCCGTAGTTACAAAATGAGATATACTTATTCAGCATCCATGTTTCCCTATCCTAACAAATCCCCTTATTGTATGTAGGATGGCAAGTCAAGCAACAAGTTCGACAAAGATTCTATTGAGCGTGATGATAGATGGCTTACAGAGCTAGGCTGGAAGACACTGGAACTTTTTGCCTTAGCTCATATATTCAGGTAAGCAAACTTTTCTAGTTGTTTGTTCCAATATTTTGCTTCATGAATAGATATTAGGTCAGCCACACATTGTTGATTCATGGTTCACTTGAGGTGCATGCCTTTTttatgttgcttattttaatacttccctccattccaaattataatatTCCTAGATACATTGCTTTTACTAATGTACTTTTACTAATGTAGATACATTGTAaaagcaatgtatctagaaaagccactgagggagtgctagtgaagagTTGCGGAAATTTTATGTCCAGTTTGTTTTGTGTCTAATTGTTTCATCAGGTTTTGGAAAAAATATGTTTTAAAATTCTTTTACTTGGAGAAACATAAATCTTCTGTTGAAATTCATAATTCAAATCCCACTTCGATTATGGTTATTTTACATGCTCTTCCTACTCTTGAAACAGTCGAATAGAAGTGGCATACCAAGAGGCGATGGCTTTGAAGCGCCAAGAGGAACTCATTCTTGAAGAAGCATCTGAGCGAGCTGGAATTGAACTTAAGGCAAAGCGTAGTGCTGCTGATAAGAAAAGGCGTGGCAAGAACATGTGAAGTGTTATattttcgaaaaaaaaagaaacacagcaatataggccttgtttagttccgaaaaaaattcggatttcgctactgtagcactttcgtttttatttagcaaatattgtccaatcatgaactaactaggatcaaaagattcgcctcgcgatttacagacaaactgtgtaattagttttgttttcgtctatatttaatgcttcatgcatgtgctgcaagattcgatgtgacgagaaatcttgaaaactttttggattttggggtgaactaaacaaggccataattcATCAGATATGCTATGCTATTGCAATATGCTGTAATCCCTCATTTACCGTGAATAGACTTATGCCACCGTTCTTAGATTCTAATCTCGTGCATTCTCTTTGAGAATATAGTAAGAACGAGAACAAGAAAGATTGAATTGATTGATCTCGGGTCGGGTCAGTAAAGCGTATCCTTGAACGGATACGTGGCTGTATCTAATCATATTCACTAATCTGTATGGGTCCTGATCGGAGGGAAGAGATCATCCTCCTGTGGTTAGTTCTTAACATCCCTTTTGATCAACTTGACATTAATCGATTGCATTCAATCTTCCAAAAACCTTACAAGAAAGATATGGTGCAATAATGTTGATACGCCATTAAGCTTCTCATAAAAAAACCCATTTCAAAAATAGGGAGAAACAATATTACACATTTATGGATTTCTATTGTTgtcagagcaactccaacagcttggctattcttgttgtggaggttattttagaatttgcataacaaaaagtagactccaacagatgtgatatctagttttgtaaaatagaaagttggttATTCCTTGATTTTCgctggccatatatagccaaccactgacacaagctatatgattttgtaaaatagcaaggCGGTTGCAGatctcttttttaaaaaaacttttgtactttacaaaatggctaaacaatataatttggctactaattttagccaagctcttggagttgctctaataaaCTTATGAGAAACTTTAttgggaaaaaacacacaagcAAGTTTAAACAACAGTACATGTCTTAGATATTCCCTAAAAACTCGTAGAGATAAAGTGAATATAATGCATTCTTGAGTTAATATTGTCTCAGCAAAACCTTATTATGCTAGTACATGTTATTACTTTTAGAGAGCATTTACCCATGTGTTTACAAGTCTCGAAGTCATGGCATACTAATACTATGAACAAGTTTTTTAGAGCGTACTATGCGGTAATGACTTCATGAATAAATCTGCAAGAATATTGCAAGACTATTGTAAAATGTTAATTTTTCACTTGATTATAATTCATGGGAATGATAGAATAACTTAACATATTTGCACATGTGTAACACAAACAACATTATACGTACATAATTTCTGGCGATTAAATAGAGCCAATACCACTTCATTGTAAGTAGTTAATCATTCTCAGGAAGCCATACGTGTGATGTTTTATATAGTGCAATAATTTTAGAATGATTTATCAATATTGCCACTAGAGTCTACTTAGATGACTTTCATGAGATGGTTGTTCCTCCATATAAAAATACAAAGGATGTTTGGGATCCTTATGGAGATTTAACATACATCCAGCATTAGTATATCTAATCATGGTTGGGTCTTGGTTTCTTTGGAAAGATAATCCAGGATCTTTATTTCCCTCCATGTTcctaaagaaagtcgttttggacatcGATATGGTTCTTAAAATCAACTTTAACCATTACTTTTTGCTATAAAATATATCAATATATACCTTTATAAAACTATATTCCGAGATGAATCTACTTACATTACTTTCATATGTTTGACTTAAGATGACAtcaaaacgactttctttaggAACATGGATAGAGTATATGTTTAGCTCTCATCCAATAATGTTTTATTGGAGCGGCACTATGTCTAGCTAGTAAATTCACTACAAATGCAATACCAAGATTGATGCAATTTGCAAGATACAAAGTGCTACAATGACATTGAGATATGAAACCTCGGGTCCTAGTATATCAATGTCCTTATCCCTTGGTCTAATTAGATATTTCTCCATGTATAGAAATTGAACAGCTTGATTTAGATGGATATGATTTGTCCATACTAAATTTTGTTAGTATATTTTCCACATATAACTAGATTGGTGCACTAAAAATCATGAGGGGAAGTGCTCAATTTGTGAACGTAAGGAAATGGCACTAGGCTAGGGCCATATAGTTGTTTTTGGTGGTTGTATGACAATATGATCAAATGAACTAGGCAGCCAGCGGACACCGAAAGTGGAGATCATTTACAGGCAGACATGCAAAGTGGAGCCATTTGCTGGAAAACACTATCGTTGCTGACAATTATGCTACTGCACACCATGCCTCTTGTTTTATTCATTTCCACCAGTTGAGAGAGATGGTGAGGAAATGTCATTCTTCCCCCtgcctctttcttcttcctctctctttctttttttccctaTGTGGTGTTGCGAGCAGGCAGAGGCGGCTCCGGTGGAT from Sorghum bicolor cultivar BTx623 chromosome 8, Sorghum_bicolor_NCBIv3, whole genome shotgun sequence encodes:
- the LOC8069743 gene encoding MATH domain-containing protein At5g43560, with translation MAGTYNAGDGRSSSTEEMSDQQDHSENTLSEWRSSQQVENGIPSTSPAYLDTDDDDDDDYGPRPSELYGNFTWRIDHFSQINRSELRSNSFDVGGYKWYILIYPQGCDVCNHLSLFLCVANHDKLLPGWNHFAQFTIAVINRDPKKSKYSDTLHRFRKKEHDWGWKKFMELSKLHDGFIVEDVLTIKAQVQVIREKTDRPFRSLDGQYRRELIRVYLSNVEKICRRFNDERRSKLSRLIEDKLGWSSFCGFWLAMDPSVRRHMTREKTETILKNLVKQFFIQKEITSTLVIDSLYSGLKALEYQSRNKKGIPKLTETDAQSTPMVHIDQDMFVLADDVILLLERAALDTLPHQPLPTQDDEGSQYHTKDGKSSNKFDKDSIERDDRWLTELGWKTLELFALAHIFSRIEVAYQEAMALKRQEELILEEASERAGIELKAKRSAADKKRRGKNM